The Holophagales bacterium genome includes a region encoding these proteins:
- a CDS encoding NAD(P)/FAD-dependent oxidoreductase, whose protein sequence is MEAGIVIVGGGAAGLLAAASAAARLREAGSDAPVVVLEAAREPGRKILVSGGGHCNVLPLSEARARFVSSSPRRLVDRYLDRFPLSGQRAFFEEILGGPLREEPDSAKLYPPSNRARDVRDALVVHARAAGAEVRASMPVREVSLGEGGGFDVRLDGDSLSASRVVLATGGRSVLAGGADAAGFDWAASSATRFGLSAPPSFRSRAHRPPTRRSPGSLSRSPSLPRAAASRSRPAAGSSSPTRAGAARPSSTCRTSPRGHSPKAGPSS, encoded by the coding sequence ATGGAGGCGGGGATCGTGATCGTCGGCGGCGGGGCCGCGGGGCTTCTCGCCGCCGCGTCGGCTGCGGCCCGCCTGCGGGAAGCGGGAAGCGACGCGCCGGTCGTCGTCCTCGAGGCGGCGCGCGAGCCGGGGAGGAAGATCCTGGTCTCCGGGGGCGGCCACTGTAACGTCCTCCCGCTGAGCGAGGCGCGGGCGCGTTTCGTCTCCTCCTCGCCGCGCCGGCTCGTCGACCGTTATCTCGACCGCTTTCCGCTCTCCGGGCAGCGCGCCTTCTTCGAGGAGATCCTCGGAGGGCCCCTTCGCGAAGAGCCGGACTCGGCGAAGCTCTACCCGCCGTCGAACCGGGCCCGGGACGTGCGCGATGCGCTCGTCGTGCACGCGAGGGCTGCCGGGGCCGAGGTGCGGGCCTCGATGCCCGTGCGAGAGGTTTCGCTCGGGGAGGGCGGCGGCTTCGACGTCCGTCTCGACGGGGACTCCCTCTCCGCCTCCCGCGTCGTCCTCGCGACCGGAGGCCGATCGGTCCTCGCCGGCGGAGCGGACGCGGCCGGGTTCGATTGGGCCGCCTCTTCGGCCACACGATTCGGCCTCTCTGCCCCGCCCTCGTTCCGCTCACGGGCTCATCGCCCGCCCACGCGGCGCTCTCCGGGGTCTCTTTCGAGGTCGCCGTCACTGCCACGAGCGGCGGCGAGTCGGTCACGACCCGCGGCGGGTTCCTCTTCACCCACAAGGGCTGGAGCGGCCCGGCCGTCCTCGACGTGTCGCACGTCGCCTCGCGGGCACTCACCGAAGGCAGGCCCTTCGTCGTGA
- a CDS encoding 1-acyl-sn-glycerol-3-phosphate acyltransferase codes for MRGPVRRAFARVHFLLACLLGVLSFVAVSVGGLLYVAVRPRGNASFQLSRSFHWIMVTLLGWRVTVDNRGRLAESAPAVLMATHKSNLDIVVYGGLFPRRAVVIGKKEIEKIPVFGWFFRAAGNILLDRRDLASAIASIAAAAARVRAERISVWVFPEGHRNGARRSCRSRRDRSTSRSRRRSLSFRSSARPSTTSSTGTASSSSRGGSGSGSSLRFRPRGWGRKTSRRSSRRCTPGCRKRRTSWQRKQRKILGLVAGLPVAGSPEKGHPRMNATPRPRIRFAAAFGFGLVHAAALGVLAFDFSWEGVALCLGSYYLRMFAITAGFHRYFAHRTYRMNRFWQFVMAFVGQTAAQKGVLWWAAHHRHHHRFSDQPEDIHSPVQKGFWWSHMGWILADEYEETQYEAIRDFTKFPELVWLDRNQFLAPMLYGLGLWLAFSWTGLFWGFFLSTVLLWHGTFAINSVTHVFGKRVFETRDTSRNSFILALVTMGEGWHNNHHHFQASAAQRFLWWQVDPSLYLIRLGRLLGIARDVRPVPDKIAGLARERAVWHFSSRTFERARDAFDTAQAAWDARAEQLSARWAESRETALASASSRLAELEASRLRAAVQLEKLKADYAAALAAAAAGTRLRGQRAKALAEIRVEELRVEIERTRRSLVEALERLVETSGMGEGLPSPA; via the coding sequence GTGAGGGGTCCGGTTCGCAGGGCCTTCGCGCGGGTCCACTTCCTCCTCGCCTGTCTCCTCGGTGTGCTCTCATTCGTCGCCGTGTCCGTCGGCGGCCTTCTCTACGTCGCCGTGCGCCCACGCGGCAATGCCTCGTTCCAGCTTTCCCGGAGCTTCCACTGGATCATGGTGACGCTCCTCGGCTGGCGGGTGACGGTGGACAATCGCGGCCGCCTCGCAGAATCGGCACCGGCTGTCCTCATGGCGACCCACAAGTCGAATCTCGACATCGTCGTCTACGGTGGGCTCTTCCCGAGGCGGGCCGTCGTCATCGGGAAGAAGGAGATCGAGAAGATCCCGGTCTTCGGCTGGTTCTTCCGGGCGGCCGGGAACATCCTCCTCGACCGCAGGGACCTGGCGAGCGCCATCGCGTCCATCGCAGCCGCCGCCGCGCGGGTGAGGGCGGAGCGGATCTCCGTCTGGGTCTTTCCGGAAGGGCACCGCAACGGGGCCCGACGCTCCTGCCGTTCAAGAAGGGATCGTTCCACCTCGCGATCGCGGCGCAGGTCCCTATCGTTCCGATCGTCTGCACGCCCCTCCACGACCTCCTCGACGGGCACCGCCTCCTCGTCTTCCCGGGGCGGATCCGGCTCCGGGTCCTCCCTCCGATTCCGACCGAGGGGCTGGGGGAGGAAGACCTCGAGACGCTCGTCTCGACGGTGCACGCCCGGATGCAGGAAGCGCAGGACCAGCTGGCAGCGGAAACAACGTAAGATACTTGGTTTGGTGGCTGGTCTCCCGGTGGCCGGATCGCCAGAAAAAGGACACCCGCGCATGAACGCGACGCCCCGTCCCCGCATTCGATTCGCTGCCGCCTTCGGCTTCGGCCTCGTCCACGCCGCGGCCCTGGGCGTGCTCGCCTTCGACTTCTCCTGGGAAGGGGTCGCCCTCTGCCTCGGGTCGTACTACCTCCGGATGTTCGCGATCACCGCGGGCTTCCATAGGTACTTCGCACACCGGACCTACCGGATGAACCGCTTCTGGCAGTTCGTCATGGCCTTCGTCGGCCAGACGGCGGCCCAGAAGGGGGTCCTCTGGTGGGCCGCGCACCACCGCCACCACCACCGCTTCTCCGACCAGCCCGAGGACATCCACTCGCCGGTCCAGAAGGGCTTCTGGTGGAGCCACATGGGGTGGATCCTCGCGGACGAGTACGAGGAGACGCAGTACGAGGCGATCCGCGACTTCACGAAGTTCCCAGAGCTGGTCTGGCTCGACCGGAACCAGTTCCTGGCGCCGATGCTCTACGGCCTCGGCCTCTGGCTCGCGTTCTCCTGGACCGGCCTCTTCTGGGGATTCTTCCTCTCGACGGTACTTCTCTGGCACGGGACGTTCGCCATCAACAGCGTGACGCACGTCTTCGGAAAGCGCGTCTTCGAGACGCGCGACACGAGCCGGAACAGCTTCATCCTGGCGCTCGTGACGATGGGAGAGGGGTGGCACAACAACCACCACCACTTCCAGGCCTCGGCCGCGCAGCGGTTCCTCTGGTGGCAGGTCGACCCGAGCCTCTACCTCATCCGCCTCGGCCGGCTGCTCGGGATCGCCAGGGACGTTCGCCCCGTACCCGACAAGATCGCCGGCCTCGCCCGGGAGCGAGCCGTCTGGCACTTCTCGTCCCGGACCTTCGAGAGGGCGCGGGATGCGTTCGACACGGCGCAGGCGGCCTGGGACGCCCGAGCCGAGCAGCTCTCGGCCCGCTGGGCCGAGAGCCGCGAGACGGCTCTGGCCTCGGCCTCGAGCCGGCTCGCCGAGCTCGAGGCCTCCCGCCTGCGCGCCGCCGTGCAGCTCGAGAAGCTCAAGGCCGACTACGCCGCAGCCCTCGCCGCCGCCGCGGCCGGCACGCGCCTGCGCGGCCAGCGCGCGAAGGCACTCGCCGAGATCCGCGTCGAGGAGCTCCGCGTCGAGATCGAGAGAACCCGCAGGAGCCTCGTCGAGGCGCTGGAGCGGCTCGTCGAGACGTCGGGCATGGGCGAAGGGCTCCCCTCGCCGGCCTGA
- a CDS encoding 1-acyl-sn-glycerol-3-phosphate acyltransferase, whose product MTNLVRRCVYTLHFVAASIVGGLLLPVISAAALTIALVRGPKGHAAVFAARTYSRVMQRVLGWRIEAEGVERLASISPSVVMVRHQSNLDVIVVGEVFPPGAIAIGKKQLEWIPLFGWLWRATGNILIDRRNTAVAMESIRRAAESAKAVGVSVWVAPEGHRNMGAEMLPFKKGVFHLALGAQFPILPLAVSPLSAVLDARRWILRPGTIRLRVLPPVPTAGLGPGDLDELMARVRSDLANAQRELAPGAGEPILPSPRGASVEGARA is encoded by the coding sequence ATGACAAATCTCGTTCGCCGCTGCGTTTACACGCTTCACTTCGTCGCCGCGTCGATCGTGGGAGGCCTCCTTCTTCCCGTCATCTCCGCCGCGGCGCTCACGATCGCCCTCGTCCGCGGGCCGAAGGGGCACGCCGCCGTCTTCGCCGCCCGAACCTACTCGCGGGTCATGCAGAGGGTCCTCGGCTGGAGGATCGAGGCCGAGGGGGTCGAGCGACTCGCGAGTATCAGCCCTTCGGTTGTCATGGTCCGCCACCAGTCGAACCTCGACGTCATCGTGGTGGGAGAGGTCTTCCCACCCGGCGCCATCGCCATCGGCAAGAAGCAGCTGGAGTGGATCCCGCTCTTCGGCTGGCTCTGGAGGGCGACGGGAAACATCCTGATCGACCGCCGGAACACGGCGGTCGCGATGGAGTCGATTCGCCGCGCGGCCGAGTCCGCGAAAGCGGTGGGAGTCTCCGTCTGGGTCGCGCCCGAGGGACATCGGAACATGGGTGCCGAGATGCTGCCATTCAAGAAGGGGGTCTTCCACCTGGCCCTCGGCGCTCAGTTCCCGATCCTCCCGCTCGCCGTCAGTCCGCTCTCGGCGGTCCTCGACGCACGCCGCTGGATCCTCCGACCCGGGACGATCCGCCTGCGCGTCCTCCCGCCCGTGCCGACCGCGGGCCTCGGCCCCGGGGACCTCGACGAGCTGATGGCACGGGTCCGCTCGGATCTGGCGAATGCGCAGCGCGAGCTCGCACCTGGCGCGGGCGAACCCATTCTCCCGTCGCCACGCGGCGCATCCGTCGAAGGGGCCCGCGCGTGA